Proteins from a genomic interval of Gadus morhua chromosome 21, gadMor3.0, whole genome shotgun sequence:
- the pigh gene encoding phosphatidylinositol N-acetylglucosaminyltransferase subunit H, with translation MDDEKYTDINGKPITLDYQRHSSFCTEFIVSSPKVSIGTVMVATSFVWIFAYAVFCLTDNTAVLSSAIIITLIGMMLYIHFVKIDHESLLVIGSLGIQLSSSYASGREHTSFIEMSKIKDIVINEAIYMHQIIYYLCILLRDPADASAVSSVVPLFPSSKPRLNCLVKVYKTCQEIISKC, from the exons ATGGACGACGAGAAGTACACCGACATTAACGGGAAACCCATTACTTTGGATTACCAAAGGCATTCAAGTTTTTGCACAGAGTTCATTGTGAGCTCCCCTAAAGTGTCCATCGGTACGGTGATGGTGGCCACAAGCTTCGTGTGGATCTTTGCCTACGCCGTGTTCTGCCTCACCGAT AACACTGCAGTATTGTCCAGCGCCATAATCATTACCCTGATTGGAATGAtgctctacattcactttgtgAAGATAGACCATGAGTCCTtacttgtgattggttccctgGGTATTCAGTTGTCCTCTAGCTATGCCTCTGGCCGAGAGCACACAAGCTTCATAGAGATGAGCAAAATAAAGGACATTGTAATCAATGAAGCTATCTACATG CACCAAATTATCTACTACTTGTGTATATTACTGCGTGACCCTGCAGATGCCAGTGCAGTTTCCAGTGTTGTCCCCTTGTTTCCA AGTTCCAAGCCAAGGCTTAATTGTTTGGTGAAGGTGTACAAGACGTGCCAGGAAATCATCTCCAAGTGCTGA